In Bdellovibrio bacteriovorus, the following are encoded in one genomic region:
- a CDS encoding patatin-like phospholipase family protein produces the protein MSLGLVLSGGGARAAYQAGVLAAIGELCQEMQIDNPISYYTGLSAGAINAAFICSSPEGSFIQATKNLEHLWSNVQTEQVYISDVVSLSMGGLQWMFDLSLGGLVKKSPHRSLLDTAPLKSFLEKHCDFSNIDKNISAGMFQALGVTAMDYHSSATVTFLQSHNGISPWRRVRRRAESAKITADHVLASAAIPILFPPVALDTRYFGDGCVRNQSPCGPAIYLGSDRLIAIGVRKKQDMCYAAPEVRPSDPPSVGRIANVLLNAVMMDGMEIDIERLQRINENLAKLGDIKAPHLTVRPIDALWISPSRELSELASKKSTELPPMIRYLLKGLGSLQDVSEISSFLLFDSSYSKALIELGYEDGRNAKEALRKLLEDEVRQKLLQKQPSTQN, from the coding sequence ATGTCCCTTGGTCTTGTCTTATCTGGAGGAGGAGCTCGCGCGGCTTATCAAGCTGGCGTTTTAGCTGCCATTGGCGAACTTTGCCAAGAAATGCAAATCGACAATCCGATCAGCTACTATACAGGTTTGAGTGCCGGCGCTATCAATGCCGCTTTTATTTGTTCGTCCCCTGAAGGAAGTTTTATTCAGGCAACTAAGAATTTAGAACATCTTTGGTCCAACGTCCAAACCGAGCAAGTTTATATCAGTGATGTGGTTTCACTTTCTATGGGAGGCCTGCAGTGGATGTTTGATCTTTCCTTGGGGGGACTCGTTAAAAAATCACCCCATCGCTCGCTGTTAGACACGGCTCCTTTAAAAAGTTTTTTAGAGAAACATTGTGATTTTAGTAATATCGACAAGAATATCTCTGCCGGAATGTTTCAAGCCTTGGGGGTGACAGCGATGGATTATCATAGCAGCGCCACCGTGACATTCCTGCAGTCTCATAACGGCATAAGCCCTTGGCGCCGAGTTCGTCGCCGAGCCGAGAGTGCAAAGATCACGGCCGATCACGTTTTAGCATCCGCGGCGATTCCCATTTTGTTTCCTCCGGTGGCGCTTGATACGCGATATTTTGGGGATGGCTGTGTCCGCAATCAATCGCCTTGCGGTCCGGCTATCTATTTGGGTTCAGATCGATTGATAGCTATCGGCGTGCGAAAAAAACAAGACATGTGCTATGCCGCTCCCGAGGTGAGACCTAGCGATCCTCCTTCGGTGGGTCGCATCGCGAATGTTCTTCTTAACGCCGTGATGATGGACGGGATGGAGATTGATATCGAACGCCTGCAAAGAATTAACGAAAATCTGGCTAAGCTTGGCGATATCAAAGCGCCACATTTAACGGTGCGCCCGATTGATGCCCTTTGGATTTCGCCATCACGAGAACTTTCAGAGCTGGCTTCAAAAAAATCCACGGAACTACCCCCGATGATTCGCTATTTGTTAAAAGGTCTCGGCAGTCTTCAGGATGTTTCGGAAATTTCAAGCTTTCTGCTTTTTGATTCTTCCTACAGCAAGGCTTTGATTGAACTGGGATATGAAGACGGACGAAATGCCAAAGAGGCTTTGCGAAAACTTTTAGAAGATGAAGTTCGCCAAAAACTCTTGCAAAAACAGCCCTCAACCCAAAACTAA
- a CDS encoding potassium transporter Kup — MLSLGALGVVFGDIGTSPLYALRECFGEYGLVPNESNILGILSLIFWTMIIVICVKYMAFVMRADNKGEGGILSLMALAVRSQGSKDGTNRRWAMTILGLFGAAVLYGDGVITPAISVLSAMEGLTLVAPKFEPFIIPLTIFVINAIFLMQKYGTGKIGIVFGPIILIWFTVLGALGVHGMIENLHVFEALFPSHAVEFFLNNGWHGFLVLGSVVLVVTGGEALYADMGHFGKRPIRLAWFFIALPALVLNYFGQGALLLNHPEAVSNPFYLLAPKWALLPMVCLSTMATVIASQALISGVFSITRQAIQLGFCPRIAIVHTSSREIGQIYVPAVNWALFIGVVWLVLTFKSSTNLAAAYGIAVTATMVITTILAYEVARQKWNWSLLKASSIFGTFFVIDMAFFSANVRKITHGGWVPLAIGAVIYLLMTTWQKGRQILFRRLKERSMPIEDFCLKLLREPPFRVPGTAIYMTGDPWGVPAPLLHNLKHNKVLHQRVAILTIQTREVPFVSKKDRISIQEVIPNMYRILAYYGFMEIPKMKHILEACRQRDINFSVSETTFVLGRETIIASKNGPAPERANEPRMFHWRERLFAVMSKNAERPTAFFRIPPNQVIEVGIQVEI; from the coding sequence ATGCTCTCTTTGGGGGCCTTGGGAGTGGTTTTCGGGGACATCGGTACCAGTCCTCTTTATGCTTTGAGAGAGTGTTTTGGTGAGTACGGTCTTGTTCCCAACGAATCAAATATCTTAGGAATTCTTTCTCTTATTTTCTGGACGATGATTATTGTTATCTGTGTAAAGTACATGGCCTTTGTCATGCGCGCGGATAATAAAGGCGAAGGTGGTATTCTTTCTTTGATGGCGCTCGCCGTGCGCAGTCAGGGCAGTAAAGATGGCACCAATCGCCGTTGGGCGATGACGATCTTAGGACTTTTTGGGGCCGCGGTCCTTTACGGCGATGGTGTTATCACGCCCGCCATTTCGGTCTTATCCGCCATGGAAGGTCTCACTTTAGTAGCACCTAAGTTTGAGCCTTTCATTATTCCGCTGACCATTTTTGTTATTAACGCGATTTTCTTGATGCAAAAATATGGGACGGGGAAAATAGGGATCGTCTTTGGACCCATCATATTGATTTGGTTCACGGTGCTGGGGGCTCTTGGGGTCCATGGCATGATTGAAAATCTGCATGTCTTTGAAGCTTTATTTCCCAGTCATGCGGTCGAGTTTTTCCTTAACAATGGATGGCATGGCTTTCTTGTATTGGGTTCGGTGGTGCTGGTAGTTACGGGCGGGGAAGCTCTTTATGCAGATATGGGACATTTCGGTAAACGACCGATTCGCTTGGCGTGGTTTTTTATCGCTCTTCCGGCTTTAGTATTAAATTATTTTGGACAAGGGGCTTTGCTTTTAAATCACCCTGAGGCTGTTTCTAATCCATTTTATCTTTTAGCTCCTAAATGGGCCCTGTTGCCGATGGTCTGTCTCTCGACGATGGCGACCGTGATTGCCTCTCAAGCCTTAATCTCTGGAGTTTTTTCCATCACTCGGCAGGCAATACAGTTGGGTTTTTGTCCGCGCATTGCCATTGTTCACACTTCCAGTCGAGAAATTGGTCAGATCTATGTGCCTGCCGTGAATTGGGCTCTTTTCATTGGAGTTGTCTGGCTGGTGCTAACGTTTAAAAGCTCTACCAACTTGGCCGCCGCTTACGGGATTGCCGTGACCGCGACCATGGTCATCACCACCATTCTTGCTTATGAAGTCGCCCGCCAAAAATGGAATTGGAGTTTGTTAAAGGCGTCCTCGATTTTCGGAACTTTTTTTGTTATTGATATGGCGTTTTTTTCGGCGAACGTTCGTAAGATCACACACGGTGGTTGGGTGCCGTTAGCGATTGGGGCGGTGATTTATCTGTTAATGACGACATGGCAAAAAGGTCGTCAGATTTTGTTCCGTCGTCTTAAAGAGCGCTCAATGCCGATTGAAGATTTCTGCTTAAAGCTTTTGCGCGAGCCTCCGTTTCGCGTACCAGGGACTGCGATATACATGACGGGGGATCCTTGGGGTGTGCCAGCACCGCTGTTGCATAATTTAAAGCACAATAAAGTTTTGCATCAGCGCGTGGCCATTTTAACAATTCAAACGCGTGAAGTTCCTTTTGTATCTAAGAAGGATCGCATATCAATTCAAGAAGTGATCCCGAATATGTACCGTATTCTGGCTTACTATGGGTTTATGGAAATCCCTAAGATGAAACATATCTTAGAGGCTTGTCGTCAGCGTGATATCAATTTCAGCGTCAGCGAGACGACTTTCGTTTTGGGACGTGAAACCATCATCGCTAGCAAAAATGGCCCGGCCCCTGAACGCGCCAACGAACCGCGTATGTTCCACTGGCGTGAACGACTGTTTGCGGTGATGTCTAAAAATGCAGAGCGACCCACGGCCTTTTTCCGCATCCCACCCAATCAAGTGATCGAAGTGGGAATTCAAGTCGAAATTTAG